Proteins from a genomic interval of Pseudanabaena yagii GIHE-NHR1:
- a CDS encoding Photosystem I reaction center subunit IX: protein MNGFLSSAPVVAAVWLTITAGILIEANRFFPDTLTFPF, encoded by the coding sequence TTGAACGGCTTTTTATCCTCTGCTCCTGTTGTAGCTGCTGTATGGCTCACCATCACTGCTGGTATCTTGATCGAAGCTAACCGCTTTTTCCCAGACACCCTAACCTTCCCTTTCTAA